A DNA window from Thermodesulfatator atlanticus DSM 21156 contains the following coding sequences:
- a CDS encoding ATP-grasp domain-containing protein, translating to MSELNISTNSCGPIVSFHPLVKGDFNFWAHTAVTEEVLAALGQAKVVIWPQVFTKELYFYSQNIGLLLFPDYRVRFMFPGKGGQFLLFKALGLPCPKTIYVPKIAAFGPHPATAKIDLPAFPFVLKSDAEHEGRGVFLVRDDRDFNNGLSYIKCREREGSFGFLIQEYIASPYDLRVVVFGKNFYPFWRACEDDFRTNLVQGGRKIPCPDANLEEKALQITAILCEKTGTNLAAIDFLIDERRGPLLNEINFVFGRRLLGQKYEEFFFKAVKEFLADLS from the coding sequence TTGAGCGAATTAAATATAAGCACTAATTCCTGCGGGCCAATTGTTTCTTTTCATCCCCTGGTGAAAGGGGATTTTAATTTCTGGGCGCACACCGCGGTAACAGAAGAAGTTTTGGCGGCCTTAGGCCAGGCAAAGGTTGTCATCTGGCCGCAGGTGTTCACCAAAGAGCTTTACTTTTACTCCCAAAATATCGGCCTTTTACTTTTCCCTGACTACCGAGTGCGTTTCATGTTTCCAGGCAAAGGGGGGCAGTTTCTACTTTTTAAGGCCCTTGGGCTTCCTTGCCCTAAGACTATCTATGTCCCCAAAATCGCAGCCTTTGGACCACATCCTGCTACGGCTAAGATAGATTTGCCGGCGTTTCCTTTCGTGCTTAAGAGCGATGCCGAACACGAAGGAAGAGGCGTTTTCCTCGTAAGAGATGATAGAGATTTCAATAATGGGCTTTCTTATATCAAATGCCGCGAAAGAGAAGGCTCTTTTGGGTTTTTAATTCAAGAATACATTGCTTCGCCTTATGATCTCCGCGTAGTTGTTTTTGGAAAAAACTTTTATCCCTTCTGGCGGGCGTGTGAAGACGATTTCAGGACGAACCTTGTCCAGGGGGGGAGAAAAATTCCGTGCCCTGACGCAAACTTAGAAGAAAAGGCCCTGCAAATAACAGCGATTCTTTGTGAAAAAACCGGCACAAACCTTGCGGCCATAGATTTTTTAATAGATGAGCGCCGAGGTCCCCTTTTAAACGAGATCAATTTTGTTTTCGGGCGCAGACTTCTGGGCCAAAAATACGAAGAATTCTTTTTTAAGGCGGTAAAGGAATTTTTGGCTGATTTATCTTAG
- a CDS encoding bifunctional L-myo-inositol-1-phosphate cytidylyltransferase/CDP-L-myo-inositol myo-inositolphosphotransferase, translated as MQGVILAAGLGTRLRPYTKNYPKPLLKVAGREILFRHIYLLNQEGIQDFIIIINPAHRKYYEEFAQKNKQFNIILVENPIPERGNGYSFYLAKNYVSGRFVLTMGDHIYEPAFIKHAIKKRGLIVDEKGLFINPEEATKALCQNGRVISLGKDLTNFTGFDTGFFILEKDVFTAAEKLIDHKEEISLSEIMCQAKIPCSILSGFFWMDVDTPEDLKRATEELIRLAPKGAGDGFISRHLNRKVSTWVSAKVCHFLTPNQATVLTTLLGIFAAAMLFVSPRWAAFLYQLSSMLDGMDGEIARASLRTSPFGGWLDSVLDRFVDFFFLAGLFLIWQPEPLWDKAFGLMAIFGSFMVSYVAERYKGAFGRDIYQDIPFLRNLPGKRDERVFFIMVMVFLGLIRELFWILAIVCNLRVAITLILVARRSFKPKGQA; from the coding sequence ATGCAAGGGGTAATACTTGCCGCTGGCCTTGGCACAAGGCTCAGGCCCTATACGAAAAACTATCCCAAGCCACTGCTCAAAGTGGCTGGCAGGGAAATCCTTTTCCGTCATATTTATCTCCTAAACCAGGAAGGAATCCAAGATTTCATAATAATTATAAACCCAGCCCACCGAAAATATTACGAAGAATTTGCTCAAAAAAACAAGCAGTTCAACATTATTCTGGTTGAAAACCCTATCCCAGAACGGGGAAACGGCTACTCATTTTATCTTGCCAAAAATTATGTTTCAGGACGTTTTGTGCTTACCATGGGAGATCACATATACGAACCCGCTTTTATAAAACATGCCATTAAAAAAAGGGGCCTTATAGTTGACGAAAAAGGGCTTTTCATAAATCCAGAAGAAGCTACCAAGGCCCTTTGCCAAAACGGACGCGTTATATCTCTTGGGAAAGACCTTACTAATTTTACTGGCTTTGACACAGGCTTTTTCATCCTGGAAAAAGACGTTTTTACCGCCGCAGAAAAGCTCATTGACCACAAAGAAGAGATTTCTCTTTCTGAAATAATGTGTCAGGCAAAAATTCCCTGCAGCATCCTTTCCGGCTTTTTCTGGATGGACGTGGACACCCCTGAGGACTTAAAGCGCGCCACCGAAGAGTTAATTCGCCTTGCTCCAAAGGGTGCTGGCGACGGATTTATCTCCCGTCATCTTAATCGCAAAGTTTCTACCTGGGTTAGCGCAAAGGTATGCCATTTTCTTACCCCCAATCAGGCCACGGTGCTAACCACACTGCTTGGTATTTTCGCCGCAGCTATGCTCTTTGTAAGCCCACGGTGGGCAGCCTTTCTTTACCAGTTAAGCTCCATGCTCGATGGGATGGATGGTGAAATAGCCCGAGCTTCTTTGCGCACAAGCCCCTTTGGTGGCTGGCTTGACTCTGTACTTGATCGTTTTGTGGATTTTTTCTTTCTTGCCGGGCTCTTTTTGATATGGCAACCAGAACCCTTGTGGGACAAAGCCTTTGGGCTCATGGCAATTTTTGGCTCTTTTATGGTGAGCTACGTTGCCGAACGCTACAAGGGGGCCTTTGGAAGAGATATTTACCAGGACATCCCCTTTTTACGCAATCTACCAGGGAAACGAGACGAAAGGGTCTTTTTTATCATGGTAATGGTATTTCTAGGGCTTATACGGGAATTATTCTGGATTTTAGCGATAGTTTGCAATTTAAGGGTGGCTATTACTCTTATTTTGGTAGCACGCCGAAGTTTCAAACCTAAAGGGCAAGCCTGA
- a CDS encoding 50S ribosomal protein L11 methyltransferase, whose protein sequence is MEFKPSQKNFLHVKVSRDTQINWKQFVTDTLLGVYEDEDKTVLVFQTEDINKTLREILDFAPQADIQETGLYPSPGPISGYRIIYTPEIAVVSPGKDVVPGKGDLIIRADLSFGSGFHPTTSLSIVLLNEVLKERQMPRVFDLGTGSGVLALCAAKLGAQKIIAADIDWRACLEAKANVFANGYSKKILVMCGSFDAVKPKCFDLLLANLTIGTILTIGKDFPELLAPGGEMILSGFTEGQIEEVMSLFPQATLRDKRTEEGWAAIRLAL, encoded by the coding sequence ATGGAATTTAAGCCTTCACAAAAAAATTTTCTCCACGTAAAAGTCTCTCGTGACACCCAAATCAACTGGAAACAATTTGTTACAGATACTCTGCTTGGTGTATATGAAGACGAAGACAAGACGGTTCTTGTTTTTCAAACAGAAGATATTAACAAGACCCTGCGCGAGATACTTGATTTTGCCCCTCAAGCAGATATTCAGGAAACAGGTCTTTATCCCTCTCCTGGACCTATCTCTGGTTACCGGATTATCTATACGCCTGAGATAGCGGTTGTTTCCCCGGGAAAAGACGTCGTCCCAGGCAAAGGAGATCTTATTATCAGGGCGGATCTTTCTTTTGGAAGTGGTTTTCACCCCACCACCTCTCTTTCAATTGTTCTTCTTAACGAAGTCTTGAAGGAAAGGCAAATGCCTCGTGTTTTTGATCTCGGCACAGGAAGCGGCGTGCTTGCCCTTTGTGCCGCAAAGCTTGGGGCGCAAAAGATAATTGCCGCAGATATTGACTGGCGGGCGTGCCTTGAGGCCAAGGCCAATGTATTTGCAAATGGCTATAGCAAAAAAATCCTTGTCATGTGTGGCTCCTTTGACGCTGTGAAACCCAAATGCTTTGATCTTTTGCTCGCCAACTTAACCATTGGAACGATTTTGACTATTGGCAAGGATTTTCCCGAGCTCCTTGCCCCAGGCGGAGAGATGATCCTTTCCGGCTTTACCGAAGGCCAAATTGAAGAAGTAATGTCTCTTTTTCCTCAAGCAACTTTGCGTGATAAAAGAACCGAAGAAGGCTGGGCTGCCATCAGGCTTGCCCTTTAG
- the dtd gene encoding D-aminoacyl-tRNA deacylase: MRAVIQRVKEAAVSVNGEEISRIGQGFLVLLGVSKEDTTKDVSYLARKIVGLRVFEDQAGKLNLSLKDVEGEVLLVSNFTLYGDCRKGNRPSFDKAALPEQAEKLYLELAEELMSYGIPVKTGKFRAMMEISLINDGPVTLLLDSKKVF, from the coding sequence ATGCGAGCAGTCATCCAGCGTGTCAAAGAAGCCGCAGTTTCAGTAAATGGTGAGGAGATCTCCAGAATCGGGCAGGGTTTTCTTGTTTTGCTCGGGGTCTCAAAAGAAGACACTACCAAAGACGTAAGCTATTTGGCACGAAAGATTGTAGGGCTTCGGGTTTTTGAAGACCAAGCTGGTAAGCTGAATCTTTCCTTGAAGGATGTAGAAGGCGAGGTGCTTTTGGTTTCAAACTTCACGCTTTATGGTGATTGCCGCAAAGGAAATCGGCCCTCTTTTGATAAGGCCGCTCTTCCTGAGCAGGCAGAAAAACTATACCTAGAACTTGCCGAAGAACTCATGTCTTACGGCATTCCGGTTAAAACGGGCAAATTTCGCGCTATGATGGAAATATCGCTGATAAATGACGGCCCGGTAACGCTTCTGCTTGACAGCAAAAAGGTATTTTGA
- a CDS encoding DUF72 domain-containing protein — protein MKKIYVGTCGQVISLKKFFDHYSALEINATFYRFPSQKQIRNWKTHLKAGKEKGAYLSLKAHQIFTHPLRSPTWKRSEFKLEDLKKEKDKIGCLKLNELTLTFLERTKELCTELGIDFVLFQLPSFCREEKEHFANFLAKARDVLPARIGLEIRWQDQRLLEDLWQNIQIVPVFDPFLANDLRESFFPKLSFLYLRLHGKKDKTGKINYKHRYSDEELLKLKDWVFAAKAQKICLLFNNVYMRDDALRFRKIIED, from the coding sequence ATGAAAAAAATCTACGTGGGTACGTGTGGACAGGTAATAAGTTTGAAAAAATTTTTCGATCACTACTCTGCCCTGGAAATAAACGCGACTTTTTATCGTTTCCCTTCTCAAAAACAAATTAGGAATTGGAAAACTCATTTAAAGGCTGGCAAAGAAAAGGGAGCATATCTTTCATTAAAAGCCCATCAGATATTTACGCACCCTTTGCGCTCTCCCACCTGGAAACGTTCAGAATTCAAATTAGAAGATCTAAAAAAAGAAAAGGATAAAATTGGTTGCCTCAAATTAAATGAACTCACCCTTACCTTTCTTGAAAGAACAAAAGAACTCTGCACAGAACTTGGTATAGACTTTGTCCTATTTCAGCTACCTTCTTTTTGTCGTGAGGAAAAAGAGCATTTCGCCAATTTTTTGGCAAAGGCCCGCGATGTTTTGCCCGCAAGGATTGGCCTTGAAATTCGTTGGCAAGACCAAAGACTACTTGAAGACTTGTGGCAAAACATCCAAATCGTCCCTGTGTTTGATCCGTTCCTCGCAAACGATTTGCGGGAATCATTTTTCCCTAAGCTTTCTTTTCTTTATCTCAGACTACACGGGAAAAAAGACAAGACCGGTAAAATAAACTACAAACACCGCTACTCTGATGAAGAACTCCTGAAACTCAAAGACTGGGTTTTTGCGGCCAAAGCACAAAAGATATGCCTTCTTTTCAACAACGTTTATATGAGAGACGATGCCTTACGTTTCCGCAAGATAATCGAGGATTAG